One part of the Humulus lupulus chromosome 9, drHumLupu1.1, whole genome shotgun sequence genome encodes these proteins:
- the LOC133800522 gene encoding pentatricopeptide repeat-containing protein At3g57430, chloroplastic, with product MSANSYTQILYPLPSLPISSQTPRKRARILNHSTAISITTATKPIAHSPSSLPSIESLRFQVRSNLFRESILTYIHMTSSGIPPDNFAFPAILKAATALHDLNLGKQIHSHVVKFGYDSASVTVANTLVNVYGKCGDIEDACKVFERIAERDQVSWNSMIAAFCRFEDWELALEAFRSMLAEVNVVPSSFTLVSVVHACSNLDKRRGLWLGKQVHGYSLRNEDRKTFTINALMAMYAKLRRVDKSIALFQLFEDRDLVSWNTIISSLSQNDRFVDALVFLRKMVLEGIKVDGVTIASVLPACSHLEMLDLGKEIHAYAVRNKNLVQNSYVGSALVDMYCNCKLVESGQRVFDSILERRIALWNAMITGFAQNEHDEEALNLFLEMYAFSGISPNATTMSSIVPACVRCEAFSHKESIHGYVVKMGFVRDRYVLNALMDMYSRMGKIEISNNIFESMEERDIVSWNTMITGYVICGYHDEALSLLHEMQRVNDEKNKIDGELKGETGIRLKPNSVTLMTILPGCAALSALAKGKEIHAYAIRHLLASDVAVGSALVDMYAKCGSLNVASAVFNEMPIRNVITWNVLIMAYGMHGRAKEALELFENMIAEKVNNKEVRPTEVTFIAVFAACSHSGMISEGLKLFHRMKEDYGVEPIPDHYACVVDLLGRAGKVREAFQLINTMPPNYDKAGAWSSLLGACRIHQNVEIGEIAAENLLQLEPNVASHYVLLSNIYSSAGLWDKATNIRRTMKEMGVRKEPGYSWIEFGDKVHKFLAGDGSHPQSEQLHEFLESLSVRMKKEGYVPDTSCVLHDVDEKAKETLLCGHSEKLAIAFGILNTPPGKTVRVAKNLRVCNDCHAASKVISKIVNREIILRDVKRFHHFRNGTCSCGDYW from the coding sequence ATGTCAGCCAATAGTTATACTCAGATACTCTATCCCCTCCCATCGCTACCCATCTCTTCACAGACACCTCGAAAACGAGCTCGTATACTAAACCACTCCACCGCTATCTCTATCACTACTGCCACCAAACCCATAGCTCACTCACCCTCTTCCCTCCCATCGATAGAATCACTGCGATTCCAGGTTCGTTCCAATCTTTTCCGGGAATCCATTTTGACTTACATTCACATGACAAGCAGTGGGATTCCTCCGGACAATTTCGCTTTTCCTGCAATTCTGAAGGCCGCTACTGCTCTTCACGACTTGAATTTGGGGAAGCAGATACATTCCCACGTAGTGAAATTCGGCTACGATTCGGCTTCGGTGACCGTGGCTAATACCCTTGTCAACGTGTATGGTAAATGCGGTGATATTGAGGATGCATGCAAGGTGTTTGAGAGAATTGCCGAGAGAGACCAAGTTTCTTGGAATTCGATGATTGCGGCTTTCTGTCGTTTTGAAGATTgggaacttgctttggaggcgttCCGGTCTATGCTAGCGGAGGTAAACGTGGTGCCTAGCTCTTTTACACTGGTGAGTGTGGTACATGCTTGTTCGAATCTGGATAAGCGTCGTGGTTTATGGCTTGGAAAGCAAGTTCATGGATATAGTTTGAGGAATGAGGATAGGAAGACGTTTACAATCAATGCTTTGATGGCTATGTATGCTAAGCTTAGACGAGTTGATAAGTCCATAGCTTTATTTCAGTTATTTGAGGACCGTGATTTAGTTTCGTGGAACACCATAATAAGTTCGTTATCACAGAACGACCGATTTGTAGACGCGTTAGTGTTCTTGCGCAAGATGGTTCTTGAAGGAATTAAAGTAGATGGAGTCACCATTGCAAGCGTTCTTCCTGCCTGCTCTCATTTGGAGATGCTAGACTTGGGGAAGGAAATTCATGCTTATGCCGTGCGAAATAAAAATTTGGTTCAAAATTCTTATGTGGGAAGTGCTTTAGTTGACATGTACTGCAACTGTAAACTAGTAGAGAGTGGTCAACGAGTGTTTGACTCTATCTTGGAGCGGAGGATTGCTCTTTGGAATGCTATGATTACTGGTTTTGCACAAAATGAGCATGATGAGGAGGCCTTGAACCTCTTCCTTGAAATGTATGCTTTTTCTGGGATCTCTCCCAATGCCACCACTATGTCAAGTATTGTTCCTGCTTGTGTCCGCTGTGAAGCTTTCTCTCATAAAGAAAGTATCCATGGCTATGTGGTAAAAATGGGTTTTGTGAGGGACCGTTATGTGCTAAATGCGTTAATGGACATGTACTCCAGGATGGGGAAGATAGAAATATCTAACAATATATTTGAAAGTATGGAAGAAAGAGATATAGTATCTTGGAACACTATGATAACTGGTTATGTTATTTGTGGATACCATGATGAAGCACTTAGTTTGCTACATGAGATGCAACGAGTAAATGATGAGAAAAACAAAATCGATGGTGAACTGAAGGGTGAAACAGGAATTCGTCTTAAGCCAAATTCAGTAACACTCATGACAATTCTCCCTGGTTGTGCTGCATTGTCAGCACTTGCTAAGGGTAAAGAAATTCATGCTTATGCAATTCGACATTTGTTAGCATCTGATGTGGCAGTTGGAAGTGCCCTAGTTGACATGTATGCAAAATGTGGTTCCTTGAATGTAGCAAGTGCCGTCTTTAATGAAATGCCCATTCGAAATGTGATCACATGGAATGTACTCATTATGGCCTATGGAATGCATGGGAGAGCTAAAGAAGCCTTGGAACTATTTGAGAACATGATAGCTGAAAAAGTCAATAATAAAGAAGTGAGACCCACCGAAGTTACATTTATAGCAGTTTTTGCAGCATGTAGTCACTCTGGGATGATTTCCGAAGGTTTGAAATTGTTTCATAGAATGAAAGAGGACTATGGGGTTGAACCTATACCAGATCATTATGCGTGTGTTGTAGATTTACTTGGCCGAGCTGGTAAAGTGCGGGAGGCATTTCAACTGATCAACACCATGCCTCCTAACTATGACAAAGCAGGTGCTTGGAGTAGCCTTCTTGGTGCTTGTCGAATTCATCAGAATGTAGAGATTGGGGAGATTGCAGCTGAAAATCTCTTGCAGTTGGAGCCCAATGTAGCTAGCCACTACGTTCTTCTCTCTAACATCTACTCATCTGCTGGACTTTGGGACAAGGCAACGAACATTCGGAGAACGATGAAGGAAATGGGGGTAAGAAAAGAACCTGGCTATAGTTGGATCGAATTTGGTGATAAGGTGCATAAGTTTTTGGCTGGAGATGGATCCCATCCACAAAGTGAGCAGCTCCATGAATTTCTTGAGAGCCTCTCTGTTAGGATGAAAAAGGAAGGATATGTGCCTGATACTTCTTGTGTGCTTCATGATGTTGACGAGAAAGCAAAAGAAACTTTGCTTTGTGGGCACAGTGAGAAACTGGCGATAGCTTTCGGGATTCTGAATACTCCTCCTGGAAAAACCGTTAGAGTTGCCAAGAACCTTAGAGTTTGTAACGACTGCCACGCTGCTAGTAAGGTTATCTCCAAGATAGTGAACAGGGAAATCATCTTAAGGGATGTAAAGAGATTCCATCATTTTAGGAATGGAACTTGTTCTTGTGGAGATTATTGGTAA